A region of Streptomyces sp. TG1A-60 DNA encodes the following proteins:
- a CDS encoding haloacid dehalogenase-like hydrolase has product MISRVLTVGFDLDMTLIDSRPGIHACYEALAARTGTYIDADLAITRLGPPLADELARWFPAAEIPAMADLYREMYPATAIAATSAMPGAAEAIAAVRAAGGRAIVVTAKYEPNAKLHLEHLGIEPDAVVGDLWAEAKAEALREHGAGVYVGDHTGDVRGARTAQAYAVAVATGPCDERELREAGADVVLPDLTAFPRWLARHGHRY; this is encoded by the coding sequence ATGATTTCTCGCGTACTCACCGTCGGGTTCGATCTCGACATGACGTTGATCGACTCGCGGCCGGGGATCCACGCCTGCTACGAGGCGCTGGCGGCGCGGACGGGGACGTACATAGACGCCGATCTGGCGATCACGCGGCTGGGGCCGCCGCTGGCGGACGAACTGGCGCGGTGGTTCCCGGCGGCGGAGATCCCGGCGATGGCGGACCTCTACCGCGAGATGTACCCGGCGACAGCGATCGCCGCGACCTCCGCGATGCCGGGCGCGGCGGAGGCGATCGCGGCGGTCCGGGCGGCCGGCGGGCGGGCGATCGTGGTCACCGCCAAGTACGAGCCGAACGCCAAGCTGCACCTGGAGCACCTCGGCATCGAGCCGGACGCGGTCGTCGGGGACCTGTGGGCGGAGGCCAAGGCGGAGGCGCTGCGCGAGCACGGCGCGGGCGTGTACGTCGGCGACCACACCGGCGACGTACGCGGCGCCCGCACGGCACAGGCGTACGCGGTCGCCGTGGCCACCGGCCCGTGCGACGAACGGGAACTGCGGGAGGCCGGCGCCGACGTCGTCCTCCCGGACCTGACGGCCTTCCCGCGGTGGCTGGCGCGTCACGGCCACCGGTACTAG
- a CDS encoding helicase C-terminal domain-containing protein — translation MSTEEHTPTEAAPAGGAPRSLAEALRGRDDRSLAVLLRARPDLVTPVPTDLTQLATRAGTRASVVRALERLDRFALQTAQALAVAADPAAYTELAALLAGDDADPAVTAALPHALATLRDQALVWGPDDRLRLVRTARELLAPSPQHPSPTGLGPTVAEATAGMSPGRVQEIVAEAGLAGTHDSVSAVASLTGLFTDRARMAALLASAPPESRDVLARLMWGPPYGQVTADPAAHLRWLLDRGLLLPTTPGTVVLPREVALHLRAGRAHREVRPVAPPVEATAAHHPQVVDATAAGQAYTALATVEELLKDWDEGGPAVLRAGGLSMRDLKRTAVALDMPEPVAAFWIELAYAAGLLASDGEADERYAATPAYDAWLELPAAERWARLATAWLTATRTPGVIGERDAKDRTLSTLGPGLDRSAAPEVRHRVLTLLAGLPAGTSATPESVLTRLQWERPTRGRQPSQPQRHPAHSPQRPHAPDDLRARIARWTLSEAESLGVTGRGALSTPGRALLGLPQETSTTGELPETPGDKLPAHHVPLPVHPLPSPDPVAEQAAAASRAARLLAPLLPEPLDHVLLQADLTAVAPGPLERPLADMLGVLADVESKGGATVYRFTSGSVRRALDAGRTASDLHDFLTVHSRTPVPQPLAYLIDDVARRHGHLRIGAASAYVRCDDDAMLSEILADKRSQGLGLRRLAPTVLAAQTDPAALLDGLRAMGYAPAAESVEGDVLITRAQAHRTPPRTAPEPVPDGPPVPDDTLLGAAIRAIRAGDLASTAPRRTTGGPAPAGALPRTSSAETLATMQAAVLTGEALWIGYVNAEGSATQRVIAPVRVEGGFVTAYDHTADEVRTFPLHRITGVAELADDSA, via the coding sequence ATGAGCACCGAGGAGCACACCCCCACGGAGGCGGCGCCGGCCGGCGGGGCCCCCCGTTCGCTGGCGGAGGCCCTGCGCGGGCGGGACGACCGTTCGCTGGCCGTGCTGCTCCGGGCGCGGCCGGACCTCGTCACGCCGGTGCCCACGGACCTGACGCAGCTGGCGACCCGCGCCGGGACGCGCGCCTCGGTCGTGCGGGCCCTGGAACGGCTGGACCGGTTCGCGCTGCAGACCGCGCAGGCCCTGGCCGTCGCGGCCGACCCGGCGGCGTACACCGAACTCGCGGCCCTCCTGGCGGGCGACGACGCGGACCCGGCGGTCACCGCCGCGCTGCCCCACGCGCTCGCCACACTGCGCGACCAGGCCCTCGTCTGGGGCCCCGACGACCGGCTCCGCCTCGTCCGCACGGCCCGCGAACTGCTCGCCCCCTCCCCGCAGCACCCCTCCCCCACCGGCCTCGGGCCGACCGTCGCGGAGGCCACCGCGGGGATGTCGCCGGGGCGGGTCCAGGAGATCGTCGCGGAGGCCGGCCTTGCGGGCACCCACGACTCGGTGTCGGCGGTCGCCTCCCTCACCGGCCTGTTCACCGACCGCGCCCGCATGGCCGCCCTCCTCGCCTCCGCGCCGCCGGAGTCCCGCGACGTCCTGGCGCGCCTGATGTGGGGCCCGCCGTACGGCCAGGTCACGGCCGACCCGGCGGCCCATCTGCGCTGGCTCCTGGACCGTGGTCTGCTCCTGCCCACCACCCCCGGCACTGTCGTCCTCCCCCGTGAGGTCGCCCTGCATCTGCGGGCGGGCCGGGCGCACCGGGAGGTGCGGCCCGTGGCGCCGCCCGTCGAGGCGACGGCCGCGCACCATCCCCAGGTCGTGGACGCGACGGCGGCCGGCCAGGCGTACACCGCGCTGGCGACCGTGGAGGAACTGCTGAAGGACTGGGACGAGGGCGGCCCGGCCGTGCTGCGCGCGGGCGGCCTCAGCATGCGGGACCTGAAGCGGACCGCCGTGGCCCTCGACATGCCCGAGCCCGTCGCCGCCTTCTGGATCGAACTCGCCTACGCCGCCGGGCTGTTGGCCTCGGACGGCGAGGCCGACGAGCGGTACGCCGCCACCCCCGCGTACGACGCGTGGCTGGAGCTGCCCGCCGCCGAGCGCTGGGCGCGGCTCGCCACGGCCTGGCTGACGGCGACCCGTACGCCGGGCGTGATCGGCGAACGGGACGCCAAGGACCGTACGCTGTCGACGCTGGGACCGGGCCTGGACCGTTCCGCCGCGCCCGAGGTACGCCACCGGGTCCTCACGCTCCTCGCCGGGCTCCCCGCGGGCACCTCGGCCACCCCCGAGTCCGTGCTGACCCGCCTCCAGTGGGAACGCCCCACCCGCGGCCGGCAGCCCTCACAGCCTCAGCGGCACCCCGCGCACTCCCCGCAGCGGCCCCACGCGCCGGACGATCTGCGTGCCCGTATCGCCCGGTGGACCCTCTCCGAGGCGGAGTCGCTCGGTGTGACCGGGCGCGGCGCGCTGTCCACGCCCGGCCGCGCGCTCCTCGGCCTTCCGCAGGAGACCTCCACGACGGGTGAGCTGCCGGAGACCCCGGGCGACAAGCTCCCCGCCCACCACGTACCGCTGCCGGTCCACCCCCTCCCCTCGCCCGACCCCGTCGCCGAGCAGGCCGCCGCCGCTTCCCGGGCCGCGCGGCTGCTCGCGCCGCTGCTCCCCGAGCCGCTGGACCACGTCCTGCTCCAGGCGGACCTGACGGCCGTGGCTCCCGGTCCGCTGGAGCGGCCCCTGGCCGACATGCTGGGCGTACTTGCGGACGTGGAGTCGAAGGGTGGCGCGACGGTGTACCGGTTCACGTCGGGGTCGGTGCGCCGGGCTCTGGACGCGGGTCGGACCGCCTCCGACCTGCACGACTTCCTGACGGTCCACTCCCGTACGCCGGTCCCGCAGCCGCTCGCGTATCTGATCGACGACGTGGCCCGGCGCCACGGGCACCTGCGGATCGGCGCGGCGTCGGCTTACGTGCGGTGCGACGACGACGCGATGCTCAGCGAGATCCTGGCCGACAAGCGGTCGCAGGGGCTGGGGCTGCGGCGCCTGGCGCCGACCGTGCTCGCCGCCCAGACGGACCCGGCGGCGCTGCTCGACGGGCTGCGGGCGATGGGGTACGCGCCGGCCGCCGAGTCCGTGGAGGGGGATGTCCTGATCACCCGGGCGCAGGCCCACCGCACCCCGCCCCGCACGGCCCCGGAGCCCGTCCCGGACGGCCCCCCGGTTCCGGACGACACCCTGCTGGGCGCCGCGATCCGCGCGATCCGCGCCGGTGATCTCGCCTCCACCGCGCCCCGCAGGACGACCGGCGGCCCGGCTCCGGCCGGTGCCCTGCCCCGCACGAGCTCCGCCGAGACCCTCGCCACCATGCAGGCCGCCGTCCTCACCGGCGAGGCCCTGTGGATCGGCTACGTCAACGCCGAGGGCTCCGCCACCCAGCGTGTGATCGCCCCGGTCCGCGTCGAGGGCGGCTTCGTGACGGCGTACGACCACACGGCGGACGAGGTCCGGACGTTCCCGCTGCACCGGATCACGGGCGTCGCGGAGCTGGCGGACGACTCGGCCTGA
- a CDS encoding cold-shock protein, translating into MPTGKVKWFNSEKGFGFLSRDDGGDVFVHSSVLPAGVDTLKPGQKVEFGVVAGQRGDQALSVTVLEPAPSVAAAQRKKPDELASIVQDLTTLLENITPMLERGRYPDRAAGNKIAGLLRAVADQLDV; encoded by the coding sequence GTGCCTACCGGCAAAGTCAAATGGTTCAACAGCGAGAAGGGCTTCGGCTTTCTCTCCCGCGACGACGGCGGTGACGTCTTCGTCCACTCCTCCGTACTGCCCGCCGGTGTCGACACCTTGAAGCCGGGACAGAAGGTCGAGTTCGGAGTCGTCGCGGGTCAGCGCGGCGACCAGGCCCTCTCCGTGACGGTCCTGGAGCCGGCCCCCTCGGTCGCCGCCGCCCAGCGGAAGAAGCCCGACGAGCTCGCCTCGATCGTGCAGGATCTGACGACGCTGCTGGAGAACATCACGCCGATGCTGGAGCGGGGCCGCTATCCCGACCGCGCCGCGGGCAATAAGATCGCGGGTCTCCTCCGTGCCGTGGCCGACCAGTTGGACGTGTAG
- a CDS encoding AAA family ATPase, translating into MSAHPAGPAPSSAVDPADPLSRERSHLTASRAALRAMREDVEALDIRDVTANWVNAEVLARQIDERIKALADLSGTPLFFGRLDYLHAPGADRAEGAEGERFYIGRRHVHDADGDPMVIDWRAPVSQPFYRASRTDPMDVGLRRRFGYTGGDLTAYEDEHLSDPTEAAATSKLLQREIERPRVGPMRDIVATIQPEQDEIVRSGLSGSLCVQGGPGTGKTAVGLHRVAYLLYAHRQRLSRTGTLVIGPNRSFLHYIEQVLPALGELEVGQATVDDLVAHVEVRGTDEAPTAVVKGDARMAEVLRRAVRSHVTLPVEPVVVVRGSRRWRVSAYELEDIVRELLDRDVRYGAAREALPQRIAHAVLVQMERSGEAPDDRVQDAVARNTAVKAAVKAIWPPVEPARLVLRLLSDTEFLAVHADGILTDDEQKTILWAKPARSVKSAKWSAADAVLIDETTDLVQRTHSLGHVVLDEAQDLSPMQYRAVGRRCTTGSATVLGDLAQGTTPWATRSWREALTHLGKAEAHVEELTAGFRVPTDVITYASRLLPHIAPGLTPVASVRENPGFFDVRPSTDDSQVIAACEELLRNEGSTGLIAADARVPALAEALAAAGIGCLAPGEETTHETRLTLVPASLAKGLEYDYVVLDEPRAIVDGEPDERTGLRRLYVALTRAVSGLIVTHAASLPPQLS; encoded by the coding sequence TTGTCCGCGCACCCCGCCGGCCCCGCGCCGAGCTCCGCCGTCGACCCCGCCGACCCCCTCTCCCGCGAACGCTCCCACCTCACCGCCTCCCGTGCCGCTCTCCGGGCCATGCGGGAGGACGTGGAGGCGCTGGACATCAGGGACGTCACCGCGAACTGGGTGAACGCGGAGGTGCTGGCGCGCCAGATCGACGAGCGGATCAAGGCGCTGGCCGACCTGAGCGGCACCCCGCTCTTCTTCGGCCGGCTCGACTATCTGCACGCGCCCGGCGCGGACCGGGCGGAGGGAGCGGAAGGGGAACGGTTCTACATCGGGCGCCGGCACGTGCACGACGCCGACGGCGATCCCATGGTCATCGACTGGCGCGCCCCCGTCTCCCAGCCCTTCTACCGGGCCTCCAGGACCGATCCGATGGACGTGGGTCTGCGGCGCCGCTTCGGATACACCGGCGGCGACCTCACCGCGTACGAGGACGAGCACCTCTCCGACCCCACCGAGGCGGCGGCCACCAGCAAGCTGCTCCAGCGGGAGATCGAGCGTCCGCGCGTCGGTCCGATGCGGGACATCGTGGCGACGATCCAGCCGGAGCAGGACGAGATCGTCCGCTCCGGCCTCTCCGGCTCCCTCTGCGTCCAGGGCGGTCCCGGCACCGGAAAGACCGCCGTCGGCCTGCACCGGGTCGCCTACCTCCTCTACGCCCACCGCCAGCGCCTGTCCCGCACCGGCACCCTGGTCATCGGCCCGAACCGCTCCTTCCTCCACTACATCGAGCAGGTCCTGCCGGCGCTCGGCGAGCTGGAGGTCGGACAGGCAACCGTCGACGACCTCGTGGCGCACGTCGAGGTGCGGGGCACGGACGAGGCGCCGACCGCCGTCGTCAAGGGCGACGCCCGCATGGCGGAGGTGCTCCGCCGGGCCGTACGGTCGCACGTCACCCTCCCCGTCGAGCCCGTCGTGGTCGTCCGGGGATCGCGGCGCTGGCGGGTGTCCGCCTACGAACTCGAAGACATCGTGCGGGAGTTGCTGGACCGGGACGTCCGCTACGGGGCCGCCCGTGAGGCCCTGCCGCAGCGGATCGCGCATGCCGTGCTGGTGCAGATGGAACGGTCCGGCGAGGCGCCCGACGACCGGGTGCAGGACGCGGTGGCCCGCAACACCGCCGTGAAGGCGGCAGTCAAGGCGATCTGGCCGCCCGTCGAGCCCGCCAGGCTGGTCCTGCGGCTCCTCTCCGACACGGAGTTCCTCGCCGTGCACGCGGACGGGATCCTGACCGACGACGAGCAGAAGACGATCCTGTGGGCGAAGCCCGCGCGGAGCGTGAAGTCGGCGAAGTGGTCCGCCGCCGACGCCGTACTGATCGACGAGACGACCGACCTCGTGCAGCGCACGCACTCCCTCGGGCATGTCGTCCTCGACGAGGCGCAGGACCTCTCTCCCATGCAGTACCGGGCGGTCGGCCGCCGCTGCACCACCGGCTCCGCGACCGTCCTCGGCGACCTGGCGCAGGGCACGACCCCCTGGGCGACGAGGAGTTGGCGGGAGGCGCTGACCCATCTCGGTAAGGCCGAGGCCCATGTGGAGGAGCTGACCGCCGGTTTCCGCGTCCCGACCGACGTCATCACCTACGCCTCCCGCCTCCTCCCCCACATCGCGCCCGGCCTGACCCCGGTCGCGTCGGTCCGTGAGAACCCGGGCTTCTTCGACGTACGGCCGAGCACGGACGACTCCCAGGTGATCGCCGCGTGCGAGGAGTTGCTGCGCAACGAGGGGTCGACCGGGCTCATCGCCGCCGACGCCCGCGTGCCCGCGCTCGCCGAGGCGCTGGCGGCGGCCGGGATCGGCTGTCTCGCGCCGGGCGAGGAGACGACGCACGAGACCCGCCTCACCCTCGTGCCGGCGTCGCTCGCCAAGGGTCTGGAGTACGACTACGTCGTGCTGGACGAGCCGCGGGCGATCGTCGACGGCGAACCGGACGAGCGGACCGGGCTGCGCCGCCTGTACGTGGCACTCACCCGCGCGGTGTCGGGCCTGATCGTGACCCACGCGGCATCTCTGCCGCCGCAGCTCTCGTAG
- a CDS encoding futalosine hydrolase, giving the protein MRILVATAVPVERDAVARALPGPGTDVRLPAATLHRRHAVGHDYDLLAAGVGPALAAASTAAALTAAALGGRPYGLVVSAGIAGGFPPEAPVGSLVLADEITAADLGAETPDGFLPVTDLGFGTVTHHPPQALVRAAATATGARTGTVLTVSTVTGSAERATALRDRHPRALAEAMEGFGVAEAAAAHTSPVLELRAVSNAVGPRDRAAWRVGDALTALTEAFGKLTPALDSWDPYEL; this is encoded by the coding sequence ATGCGCATCCTCGTAGCCACCGCCGTCCCCGTCGAACGGGACGCGGTGGCACGGGCGCTCCCGGGCCCCGGCACCGACGTACGCCTCCCGGCGGCCACCCTCCACCGCCGCCACGCGGTGGGCCACGACTACGACCTCCTCGCCGCCGGTGTCGGCCCCGCGCTCGCCGCCGCCTCCACCGCCGCCGCGCTGACCGCCGCCGCGCTCGGCGGCAGGCCGTACGGGCTGGTCGTGTCGGCCGGTATCGCGGGCGGCTTCCCGCCCGAGGCGCCCGTCGGCTCCCTGGTCCTCGCCGACGAGATCACGGCCGCCGATCTCGGCGCCGAGACCCCCGACGGCTTCCTCCCGGTCACGGACCTGGGCTTCGGCACCGTCACCCACCACCCCCCGCAGGCCCTCGTACGCGCCGCCGCGACCGCCACCGGCGCCCGCACCGGCACCGTACTGACCGTCTCCACCGTCACCGGCAGCGCCGAGCGCGCGACCGCCCTGCGCGACCGCCACCCGCGCGCCCTGGCCGAGGCGATGGAGGGCTTCGGGGTCGCCGAGGCCGCCGCCGCGCACACCAGCCCCGTCCTCGAACTGCGCGCCGTCTCCAACGCCGTCGGGCCGCGCGACCGCGCCGCCTGGCGCGTCGGCGACGCGCTGACCGCGCTCACCGAGGCCTTCGGGAAGCTGACGCCCGCACTGGACAGTTGGGACCCCTATGAGCTCTGA
- a CDS encoding 1,4-dihydroxy-6-naphthoate synthase, whose protein sequence is MSSETLNGTLRMAYSPCPNDTFVFDAWAHGRIPGAPALDVTFADIDITNGMAERGDLDVLKVSYAVLPYVLDDYALLPCGGALGRGCGPLVLTRDPGTELTGRTVAVPSERSTAYLLFRLWAADALPGGVGEIVVMPFHEIMPAVRDGKVDAGLVIHEARFTYQDYGLHKLADMGEHWEGTTGLPIPLGAIIARRALGEETLTLLAETIRTSVRAAWDDPEASRPYVLEHAQEMDPAVADQHIGLYVNEFTADLGEDGYAAVRGLLTRAAAEGLVPPLGPNALAFP, encoded by the coding sequence ATGAGCTCTGAGACGCTGAACGGCACGCTGCGGATGGCCTATTCGCCCTGCCCCAACGACACGTTCGTCTTCGACGCCTGGGCCCACGGCCGGATCCCGGGCGCCCCGGCGCTCGATGTGACCTTCGCGGACATCGACATCACCAACGGCATGGCCGAACGCGGCGACCTCGACGTACTGAAGGTGTCGTACGCCGTCCTGCCGTACGTCCTCGACGACTACGCGCTGCTGCCGTGCGGCGGCGCGCTGGGCCGGGGCTGCGGCCCGCTGGTGCTGACGCGGGATCCGGGCACGGAACTCACCGGCCGTACGGTCGCCGTGCCGAGCGAGCGGTCGACCGCGTATCTCCTCTTCCGCCTGTGGGCGGCGGACGCGCTGCCCGGCGGGGTGGGGGAGATCGTGGTGATGCCGTTCCACGAGATCATGCCGGCCGTGCGGGACGGGAAGGTCGACGCCGGGCTCGTCATCCACGAGGCCCGGTTCACGTACCAGGACTACGGCCTCCACAAGCTCGCCGACATGGGCGAGCACTGGGAGGGCACGACCGGCCTGCCGATCCCCCTCGGCGCGATCATCGCCAGGCGGGCGCTGGGCGAGGAGACGCTGACCCTGCTCGCCGAGACGATCCGCACCTCGGTCCGCGCGGCCTGGGACGACCCCGAGGCCTCCCGACCGTACGTCCTCGAACACGCCCAGGAGATGGACCCGGCCGTCGCCGACCAGCACATCGGCCTGTACGTCAACGAGTTCACGGCGGACCTGGGCGAGGACGGCTACGCGGCCGTCAGGGGCCTGCTCACGCGCGCGGCGGCCGAGGGGCTGGTACCGCCCCTCGGCCCGAACGCGCTCGCATTCCCTTGA
- a CDS encoding GNAT family N-acetyltransferase produces MGGDQVLQAVEHSVAALGRVADRDWEESTAGQLKWSCRRTAEHIASDLIAYAGQLAGRPTGRYVPFEITTAECEDNADVLEVIRTTGALLAAAVSTTPRAVRAFHPYPFRAADREGFAAMGVAEVLLHTHDIAVGLGLTPAYMPPAGLCESVLARLFPHVRPGDDPWTTLLWATGRGDLPGRAPVTEWRWSNPLHIDADRIVLQGVHPAAAADLAEDGTGGFEWIAGGPVEGTRIGAGLVFQAYEAGVHRPEWGMFALVRKEDGLALGALGYHGAPDEEGRVEIGYDLVEGARGRGYATEALRALVGWARERARDQGDVRSLFAVVEKANTASRGVVSRAGFEKVSDDWGDGEHGEQFAYELRLLA; encoded by the coding sequence ATGGGTGGAGACCAGGTACTGCAAGCCGTCGAGCACAGCGTCGCGGCGCTGGGGAGAGTGGCTGACCGGGACTGGGAGGAGTCCACGGCGGGGCAGCTGAAGTGGAGTTGCCGTAGGACGGCGGAGCACATCGCGTCGGATCTGATCGCGTACGCGGGGCAGTTGGCCGGGCGTCCGACGGGGCGGTACGTGCCCTTCGAGATCACGACGGCGGAGTGCGAGGACAACGCCGACGTCCTGGAGGTGATCCGGACGACCGGTGCGCTGCTCGCCGCCGCCGTCAGCACCACCCCCCGCGCGGTCCGGGCCTTCCACCCGTATCCGTTCCGCGCGGCCGACCGTGAGGGGTTCGCGGCGATGGGGGTCGCCGAGGTGCTGCTGCACACGCACGACATCGCGGTGGGCCTGGGGCTCACACCGGCGTACATGCCGCCCGCCGGGCTGTGCGAGTCCGTCCTCGCGCGCCTCTTCCCGCACGTCAGGCCCGGCGACGACCCCTGGACGACACTCCTGTGGGCCACGGGCCGGGGCGACCTGCCCGGACGCGCCCCCGTCACGGAGTGGCGCTGGAGCAACCCGCTGCACATCGACGCCGACCGCATCGTCCTGCAGGGCGTCCACCCGGCAGCCGCGGCCGATCTCGCCGAGGACGGCACCGGCGGCTTCGAGTGGATCGCGGGCGGACCGGTCGAGGGGACGCGGATAGGCGCCGGGCTGGTGTTCCAGGCGTATGAGGCGGGGGTGCACCGGCCGGAGTGGGGCATGTTCGCGCTCGTCCGCAAGGAGGACGGGCTCGCCCTCGGCGCACTGGGCTACCACGGCGCCCCGGACGAGGAGGGCCGCGTCGAGATCGGCTACGACCTGGTCGAGGGGGCACGCGGGCGCGGCTACGCCACCGAGGCGCTGCGCGCGCTGGTCGGCTGGGCACGGGAGCGGGCCCGGGACCAGGGGGACGTACGGTCGCTGTTCGCGGTCGTCGAGAAGGCCAACACGGCTTCGCGGGGCGTCGTCTCGCGGGCCGGATTCGAGAAGGTGAGCGACGACTGGGGCGACGGGGAGCACGGGGAGCAGTTCGCATACGAACTCCGTCTGCTCGCCTGA
- a CDS encoding DNA repair helicase XPB, with protein sequence MSCLIVQSDKTLLLEVDHEQADECRRVIAPFAELERAPEHIHTYRVTPLGLWNARAAGHDAEQVVDALVQYSRYPVPHALLVDVAETMDRYGRLTLSKHPTHGLVLTTTDRPVLEEILRSKRIAPLVGARIDPDTVAVHPSERGQIKQTLLKLGWPAEDLAGYVDGEAHAIELDEDGWALRPYQKQAVENFWHGGSGVVVLPCGAGKTLVGAGSMAQAKSTTLILVTNTVSARQWKHELVKRTSLTEDEIGEYSGTKKEIRPVTIATYQVLTTRRKGVYPHLELFDSRDWGLIVYDEVHLLPAPVFKFTADLQARRRLGLTATLVREDGRESDVFSLIGPKRFDAPWKEIEAQGYIAPADCVEVRVNLTDSERLAYATAEQEDKYRYCSTTATKRKVTEAIVRRFAGQQILVIGQYIDQLDELGAHLDAPVIKGETSNAQREKLFEAFRQGEINVLVVSKVANFSIDLPEATVAVQVSGTFGSRQEEAQRLGRVLRPKADGHQAHFYSVVARDTIDQDFAAHRQRFLAEQGYAYRIMDADELLTES encoded by the coding sequence GTGTCCTGCCTAATCGTCCAGTCCGACAAGACCCTGCTCCTGGAGGTCGACCACGAGCAGGCGGACGAGTGCCGGCGGGTCATCGCGCCGTTCGCGGAGCTGGAGCGGGCGCCGGAGCACATCCACACGTACCGGGTGACGCCGCTCGGGCTGTGGAACGCGCGGGCCGCCGGGCACGACGCCGAGCAGGTGGTGGACGCGCTGGTGCAGTACAGCCGCTACCCGGTGCCGCACGCGCTGCTGGTGGACGTCGCCGAGACGATGGACCGCTACGGCCGCCTCACCCTCTCCAAGCACCCCACCCACGGTCTCGTCCTCACCACCACCGACCGGCCGGTGCTGGAGGAGATCCTGCGGTCGAAGCGGATCGCTCCGCTCGTCGGTGCCCGGATCGACCCCGACACCGTCGCCGTGCACCCCTCCGAGCGGGGGCAGATCAAGCAGACGCTGCTGAAGCTGGGCTGGCCGGCCGAGGACCTCGCCGGGTACGTGGACGGCGAGGCGCACGCGATCGAACTGGACGAGGACGGCTGGGCGCTGCGGCCGTACCAGAAGCAGGCGGTCGAGAACTTCTGGCACGGCGGCAGCGGGGTGGTCGTGCTTCCCTGCGGTGCCGGGAAGACGCTGGTCGGCGCCGGGTCCATGGCCCAGGCGAAGTCCACGACCCTCATCCTCGTCACGAACACCGTCTCGGCCCGGCAGTGGAAGCACGAGCTGGTGAAGCGGACGTCGCTGACCGAGGACGAGATCGGCGAGTACAGCGGTACGAAGAAGGAGATCCGGCCGGTCACCATCGCCACGTACCAGGTGCTGACGACCCGGCGGAAGGGCGTCTATCCGCACCTGGAGCTGTTCGACTCCCGCGACTGGGGGCTGATCGTCTACGACGAGGTGCATCTGCTGCCCGCGCCGGTCTTCAAGTTCACCGCGGATCTGCAGGCGCGGCGCCGGCTGGGGCTGACGGCGACCCTGGTCCGGGAGGACGGCCGGGAGTCGGACGTCTTCTCGCTCATCGGGCCGAAGCGGTTCGACGCGCCCTGGAAGGAGATCGAGGCGCAGGGCTACATCGCGCCCGCCGACTGCGTCGAGGTCCGGGTGAACCTCACCGACTCCGAGCGGCTCGCTTACGCCACGGCCGAGCAGGAGGACAAGTACCGCTACTGCTCCACCACCGCGACCAAGCGGAAGGTGACCGAGGCGATCGTCCGCCGCTTCGCCGGGCAGCAGATCCTCGTCATCGGCCAGTACATCGACCAACTCGACGAGCTGGGCGCCCACCTGGACGCGCCGGTGATCAAGGGCGAGACCAGCAACGCGCAACGCGAGAAGCTCTTCGAGGCGTTCCGGCAGGGCGAGATCAACGTCCTGGTCGTCTCGAAGGTCGCCAACTTCTCCATCGACCTGCCGGAGGCGACGGTCGCCGTCCAGGTCTCCGGCACCTTCGGCTCCCGCCAGGAGGAGGCCCAGCGCCTCGGCCGCGTCCTGCGCCCCAAGGCGGACGGCCACCAGGCCCACTTCTACTCCGTCGTCGCCCGCGACACCATCGACCAGGACTTCGCGGCCCACCGCCAGCGGTTCCTCGCGGAACAGGGCTACGCCTACCGGATCATGGACGCGGACGAACTCCTGACGGAGAGCTGA
- a CDS encoding NPP1 family protein → MKTRPRSRTSRRIRRSAVTLGAAVTLVVGVAGSAHAAPPAALPANAETLERTWQPAYDYDTDGCYSTPAIGPGGTVNGGLKPTGSLSGDCRDASDLDNTNGYSRYKCDNGWCAIMYDLYFEKDQAVGGSGIGGHRHDWEHVVVWVQNGTARYVSTSNHGGFTVHAASAVRWDGTHPKIVYHKDGIRTHCFRLAGSNDEPPENHEGTWQYPPLVGWNGYPSGIRDILVSHNFGSANFGLKDGSFASNLTKAMPSGISFNPNA, encoded by the coding sequence GTGAAGACACGTCCGCGCTCCCGCACGTCACGTCGTATCCGCAGATCCGCCGTCACCCTCGGCGCCGCCGTCACGCTGGTCGTCGGCGTCGCCGGCAGCGCCCACGCGGCCCCGCCCGCCGCGCTGCCCGCCAACGCGGAGACCCTGGAGAGGACCTGGCAGCCGGCCTACGACTACGACACCGACGGCTGCTACTCCACCCCGGCCATCGGCCCCGGCGGAACGGTCAACGGCGGCCTCAAGCCCACCGGTTCCCTCAGCGGCGACTGTCGCGACGCGTCCGACCTGGACAACACCAACGGCTACTCGCGCTACAAGTGCGACAACGGCTGGTGCGCGATCATGTACGACCTCTACTTCGAGAAGGACCAGGCGGTCGGGGGCAGCGGCATCGGCGGCCACCGCCACGACTGGGAGCACGTCGTCGTCTGGGTGCAGAACGGCACGGCCCGGTACGTCTCGACCTCCAACCACGGCGGCTTCACCGTGCACGCCGCGTCCGCGGTCCGCTGGGACGGCACCCACCCGAAGATCGTCTACCACAAGGACGGCATCCGCACGCACTGCTTCCGCCTCGCGGGCTCGAACGACGAGCCGCCGGAGAACCACGAGGGCACCTGGCAGTACCCGCCGCTCGTCGGCTGGAACGGCTACCCGTCCGGCATCCGCGACATCCTCGTCTCCCACAACTTCGGCAGCGCCAACTTCGGCCTCAAGGACGGCAGTTTCGCCTCCAACCTCACGAAGGCGATGCCGTCGGGGATCTCCTTCAACCCCAACGCTTAG